The DNA region GCGGAGCTCCTCGAAGGCCCACCGCAGCTCCCGCGCCGCCTCCTGGTCACGCACGGTGGCGCGCCTGGCGAGGAAGGTCTCCCACAGGGGGGTGAAGGGCTCGGCCTTCCCCGCGTCCTTGCCGGGGTTCGCCACCGCACGCGCCAGCCGTGCCTGGGCCGCGCGGAGGTAGCGCGGGTAGTCCAGCAGGCGCACGAAGGGAATCCACTCGATGAGGTTGGCGGGGAACAGGTGCCCGAGCTGCGAGCGGATGTCCCGCACGGCCGCCGAGCCGCTCGGCCCCTTGGATGCTGTCTTGAGTGCGGCGAGCGTCGCGGCGAGCGCCGAGGAGGTGGCCATGACGGCCTCCGCCCAGTCCCGGGCCGCACGCTCGATGCGCGGTGAGCCCTCACGGACCAGCGCCTCGAAGTCCGCCTTCGTGCGGGGCAGCGGCGCACCCGGTGCGAGCTTGAACGCATCGTCGACGGCGCGTGCGAGGACGAGCGCCCGGAAGGCGTCGGCCTGGCCCCGCGCGGGCGGCGCGCCGTCCAGGGACGGGAAGGGCGGCGGCATGCGCGCGGCGCTGACGGCCACGTGTCCGCGCGCGGCGAGCATCAGGAGCCGGCGGACCCCCGTGCGCGTGGCCGCGTCGGCGGCGGAGGAGGTCTCGAGCAGCACCAGGTCCACGGCGGCACCCCGGTCGACGAGCGCGGGGTAGCTGCGGATCTCGAGCCCACCGACCCGCCGGGTGACCACGGGGGGCAGTTCTCCGAAGGTCCAGGCCGTCAGCCCCTTGCGCTCCCAGTCCGAGGCCGGTGCCGCGCTGCGCAGCGCCGCCCGGGCACGTCCCCCGTGTTGCTCGAGCAGCGCGTCGGCGTCGCGGCTCCTCGCGAGCTCCTTTCCCCGCTCGTCGAGCACCCGGAGCGTGATGCGCAGGTACGGCGCCACGGCATCCGCCCGGAGGGACTCCTCGGGCAGGTCCACGCCGCACAGCCGGGACACCGCACGCGCGAGCGCTGGAATCATCGGCCCGCGGAAGGGCACCAGCTCCTTCTCGAGACGGTCGACCAGGTCCGGCACCGGCCCCAGCTGCTTGCGCTGGGCGCGGGGGACCTGCTCGAGCAGGGCGGCGAGCTTCTCCCGCTGCCACCCGGGGATGGTCCAGTCGAGTTCTCCGGGGACCAGCTGGGCGAGCAGCAGCAGCGGCACGCTCAGGGTGATGCCGTCGTCCTCGGCCGCGGGGTCGAAGGTGTACGTCACCGGCACGGACGCGCCGTGCAGGGTGATGGCGTCCGGGTAGTGCGCCGGGGACAGGCCCGGGTCGTGTGCGAGGGCATCCTCCATGGAGAGGACGAGCACGTCGGGGTCGGCCGCCTCGGCCTTGCGGCGCCAGGCCTCGAAGCTCGCCCCGTCCGTCACGTCCGCCGGGACGCGCTGGTCGAAGAACGTCAGCAGCGCCTCGCTGTCGAGCAGCTCGCTGCGCCGGGCCTTGTCCCGCAGGCGTGCCACGCGCTCGAGCACCTGGCGGTTCTTCTCCTGGAACGCCCCCCGCGTGCGGTACTCGCCGCGCACCAGGGCATGCTCGAGGAACATCAGCCGTGCCCGCTCCTTGTCCATGCTGGCCAGGGCCACGGGGCGCTCCTTGAAGACCTGCAGCCCGAAGAGGGTCGCGCTCTCCTTCACCACGGCGCGCGCGGACTTCTCCGACCAGTGCGGTTCGGAGTAGCTGCGCTTGAGCAGGTGGGGGGCCGCCGCCGCGAGCCACTCCGGGTCGAGCTTCGCCACGGTGCGCGCGAACAGCTGGGACGTCTCCACGAGCTCGAACGCCATCACCCAGGCAGGGGGCTTCTTCGCGAGCGCCGACGAGGGGTGAACCATGAAGCGCGTCTGCTTCGCGCCCGTATAGTGGCGCTGCTCCGGATTCCACTGGCCGATGCGGGACAGGAGCCCGGTGAGCAGCGCCTGGTGCAGGGCGTCCCCGCGCGCCGGGGCGCCCTGGCCCTTGCGCGGCAGGCGCAGCTCGCGGACGGTCTCCTCGAGCTGGCGCTGGACGTCCCGCCACTCGCGCACCCGCAGGAAGGACAGGAAGTTGTCCCGGCACACGCGCCGCAGGTGGGACGTCCCCCGGCCTTCGGCCTCGCGCACGAACGCCCACAGCTTGAGCAGGCCCGTGAAGTCCGAGTGCTCGTCTCGGAAGCGCCGGTGCAGCTCGTCCGCCTTCTGCGCGAGCTCCCTTGGCCGCTCGCGCGGGTCCTGCAGGTTGAGCGCCGCGGCGACGATGAGCACCTCGTCCAGGCACCCGTACTCGGCGCCGGCGAGAATCATCCGCGCGATGCGCGGGTCCACCGGGAAGCGCGCGAGCTGGTGCCCGAGCGGCGTCAGGGTGCGCTCCTTGCCCTCGATGGCCCCGAGCTCCTCGAGCACCCGCCAGCCCTCGGCGATGGACTTCGGCTGGGGCGGGTCGAGGAAGGGGAAGTCCTCGACGTCACCGAGGCCGAGGGACTTCATCCGCAGGATGACCCCCGCGAGCCCGGTGCGCTTGATTTCCGGGTCGGTGAAGGCGGGCCGCGTGGTGAAGCTCGCCTCGTCGTAGAGGCGCACGCAGATCCCCTCGCGCACGCGTCCGCAGCGCCCTTTGCGCTGGTCGGCGCTGGCCTGGGAGACCGGCTCGATGTGCAGGCGGGTGGTGCCCGAGCGTGGGTCGTAGCGCGACAGGCGCGCCACCCCCGTGTCCACGACGTACACGATCCCCGGGATGGTGACCGACGTCTCCGCGACGTTGGTGGCGAGGATGACCCGGCGCTCGGGGATGGTGGCGAAGACGCGCGACTGCTCGGCGGCCGACAGGCGCGCATACAGGGGCTGCACCACCGTGCCGCGGAGCTCGCGCGCGTTCAGGGCATTCTCGGCCTCGCGGATTTCCCGCTCCCCGGGGAGGAACACGAGGACGTCCCCGTCCGGGTCGAGCGAGAGCACGTCGGCCACCGCATCGGCGACGGAGTCAGCGAGCTCGGCGTCCTCGGGGGGAGGCTCGTAGAGCACGTCCACCGGAAAGGTACGGCCCTCCACCTGGATGACCGGAGCCCCCCCGAAGAACCGCGAGAAGCGCTCGGTCTCGATGGTGGCCGAGCTCACCACCACCTTGAGGTCGGGGCGCCTGGGGAGGATGCGCTT from Archangium lipolyticum includes:
- the hrpA gene encoding ATP-dependent RNA helicase HrpA; this translates as MSGDSPVPIPGGLPTLHFPPELPISSRVEDITAAITAHQVVIVAGATGSGKTTQLPKVLLAMGRGRPRQIGVTQPRRIAATSVAARVARELGTELGTDVGYQIRFEDRSSRRTAVKFMTDGVLLAQIHGDPLLSRYDTVVLDEAHERSLTIDFLLGWLKRILPRRPDLKVVVSSATIETERFSRFFGGAPVIQVEGRTFPVDVLYEPPPEDAELADSVADAVADVLSLDPDGDVLVFLPGEREIREAENALNARELRGTVVQPLYARLSAAEQSRVFATIPERRVILATNVAETSVTIPGIVYVVDTGVARLSRYDPRSGTTRLHIEPVSQASADQRKGRCGRVREGICVRLYDEASFTTRPAFTDPEIKRTGLAGVILRMKSLGLGDVEDFPFLDPPQPKSIAEGWRVLEELGAIEGKERTLTPLGHQLARFPVDPRIARMILAGAEYGCLDEVLIVAAALNLQDPRERPRELAQKADELHRRFRDEHSDFTGLLKLWAFVREAEGRGTSHLRRVCRDNFLSFLRVREWRDVQRQLEETVRELRLPRKGQGAPARGDALHQALLTGLLSRIGQWNPEQRHYTGAKQTRFMVHPSSALAKKPPAWVMAFELVETSQLFARTVAKLDPEWLAAAAPHLLKRSYSEPHWSEKSARAVVKESATLFGLQVFKERPVALASMDKERARLMFLEHALVRGEYRTRGAFQEKNRQVLERVARLRDKARRSELLDSEALLTFFDQRVPADVTDGASFEAWRRKAEAADPDVLVLSMEDALAHDPGLSPAHYPDAITLHGASVPVTYTFDPAAEDDGITLSVPLLLLAQLVPGELDWTIPGWQREKLAALLEQVPRAQRKQLGPVPDLVDRLEKELVPFRGPMIPALARAVSRLCGVDLPEESLRADAVAPYLRITLRVLDERGKELARSRDADALLEQHGGRARAALRSAAPASDWERKGLTAWTFGELPPVVTRRVGGLEIRSYPALVDRGAAVDLVLLETSSAADAATRTGVRRLLMLAARGHVAVSAARMPPPFPSLDGAPPARGQADAFRALVLARAVDDAFKLAPGAPLPRTKADFEALVREGSPRIERAARDWAEAVMATSSALAATLAALKTASKGPSGSAAVRDIRSQLGHLFPANLIEWIPFVRLLDYPRYLRAAQARLARAVANPGKDAGKAEPFTPLWETFLARRATVRDQEAARELRWAFEELRVAIFAPEVTTPVSVTVAKVGAALAALR